The following are encoded in a window of Stigmatella erecta genomic DNA:
- a CDS encoding ABC transporter permease subunit — MAFRPKRALAIFWKDFLDLRKNVGLLLSMGVLPLVFILVPIGVVWAYAARPEDPNLRVIAQYYNRELPLGANAALFLIERTLTDWFGMFLVMPVFVPILISSQSVAGEKERRTLEPLLSSPVTAAELVAGKSLASLVPAVGISWLAFFLFCVGVDVVAWPLVHAPLMPNALWTFGIFILAPLFAFFGNGVAVLLSARVSEARTAQQLSALVVLPLVGLVGGQVAGWLHAGVGYYALQGAVVLLLDVALLVASIRLLDRERLISRWG; from the coding sequence ATGGCGTTCCGGCCGAAGCGCGCCCTGGCCATTTTCTGGAAGGACTTCCTGGACCTGCGCAAGAACGTGGGGCTGCTGCTGTCCATGGGGGTGCTGCCCCTGGTGTTCATCCTGGTGCCCATCGGCGTGGTGTGGGCGTACGCGGCGCGGCCGGAGGATCCCAACCTGCGGGTCATCGCCCAGTACTACAACCGGGAGCTGCCCCTGGGCGCCAACGCGGCGCTGTTCCTCATCGAGCGGACGCTCACCGACTGGTTCGGCATGTTCCTGGTCATGCCCGTCTTCGTCCCCATCCTCATCTCCTCGCAGAGCGTGGCGGGGGAGAAGGAGCGGCGCACGCTGGAGCCCCTGCTCTCCTCGCCGGTGACGGCCGCCGAGCTGGTGGCGGGCAAGAGCCTCGCCTCGCTGGTGCCCGCGGTGGGCATCTCCTGGCTCGCCTTCTTCCTGTTCTGCGTGGGCGTGGACGTGGTGGCCTGGCCGCTGGTGCACGCGCCGCTGATGCCCAATGCCCTGTGGACCTTCGGCATCTTCATCCTCGCGCCCCTGTTCGCCTTCTTTGGCAACGGGGTGGCGGTGCTGCTCTCCGCGCGCGTGTCCGAGGCGCGCACCGCGCAGCAGCTCTCGGCCCTGGTGGTGCTGCCGCTGGTGGGGCTGGTGGGCGGGCAGGTGGCGGGGTGGCTCCACGCGGGGGTGGGCTACTACGCCTTGCAGGGCGCCGTGGTGCTCCTGCTGGATGTGGCGCTGCTGGTGGCCAGCATCCGCCTGTTGGACCGCGAGCGGCTCATCAGCCGGTGGGGGTAA
- a CDS encoding SPFH domain-containing protein yields MGLFDTIKGETKRNFIARADEAKGEIIYKYPEKNVRMLTQLTVDADEVALFVKDGKVEGKLGPGRHSLDTKNIPFLSRLVEGFTGGNLFISEIFFVSTREHTGVKFGGPIGDVRDPETGLGIGTMVYGDFSIRVTEPERLVVGLVGMGRSSNEDFLGWFKGQVLKVTRDRIAELLVKKRWPLLDVTSGAYTEEIETEVISGLKPHVDGYGLTVVRLGNFHVSIKEEDELTLKKFSKDAAYSRMAGGFQNYAQGQAMLGASEGMAKGGGHGSGSDGALQGMGLGMGMGMAQMFANNQQQARQAPQGPPPEAAGGGDSRSPAQRLKELHELHKAGVLSDDEYSAKRAELMKLL; encoded by the coding sequence ATGGGTCTTTTCGACACGATCAAAGGCGAGACGAAGCGCAACTTCATTGCCCGCGCGGACGAGGCCAAGGGAGAGATCATCTACAAGTATCCGGAGAAGAACGTCCGGATGCTCACCCAGCTCACCGTGGACGCGGATGAGGTGGCCCTCTTCGTCAAGGACGGCAAGGTCGAGGGCAAGCTGGGCCCCGGCCGCCACTCGCTGGACACGAAGAACATCCCGTTCCTGTCCCGCCTGGTGGAGGGCTTCACCGGCGGCAACCTCTTCATCTCGGAGATCTTCTTCGTCTCCACGCGCGAGCACACCGGCGTGAAGTTCGGTGGGCCCATCGGCGACGTGAGGGATCCGGAGACGGGCCTGGGCATCGGCACCATGGTGTACGGCGACTTCTCCATCCGCGTGACGGAGCCCGAGCGGCTGGTGGTGGGCCTGGTGGGCATGGGCCGCTCCAGCAACGAGGACTTCCTGGGCTGGTTCAAGGGCCAGGTGCTCAAGGTGACGCGGGACCGCATCGCCGAGCTGCTCGTGAAGAAGCGCTGGCCGCTGCTGGACGTGACGAGCGGCGCGTACACCGAGGAGATCGAGACCGAGGTCATCTCCGGGCTCAAGCCGCACGTGGATGGCTACGGCCTCACCGTGGTGCGCCTGGGCAACTTCCACGTGAGCATCAAGGAAGAGGACGAGCTCACGCTCAAGAAGTTCTCCAAGGACGCGGCCTACTCGCGCATGGCGGGCGGCTTCCAGAACTACGCCCAGGGCCAGGCGATGCTGGGCGCCTCCGAGGGCATGGCGAAGGGCGGCGGCCACGGCAGCGGCTCGGATGGCGCGCTCCAGGGCATGGGGCTCGGCATGGGCATGGGCATGGCGCAGATGTTCGCGAACAACCAGCAGCAGGCGCGCCAGGCCCCCCAGGGTCCGCCGCCCGAGGCCGCGGGTGGGGGCGACTCCCGCAGCCCCGCGCAGCGCCTGAAGGAGCTGCACGAGCTGCACAAGGCGGGCGTCCTGTCCGACGACGAGTACAGCGCCAAGCGCGCGGAGCTGATGAAGCTCCTGTAG
- a CDS encoding ABC transporter ATP-binding protein has product MSGIQVRELAKRFGTRPAVEGLTFEVQPGEVFGLLGPNGAGKTTTVRMLTGLLQPSSGEAIVGGHSVRTDGEALRRAVGLLTEQPGLYDRLTARENLRFFIKLHELDEAAVWPRIQSYLERFGLAGREDEACGGFSKGMRQKLAIVRTLVHGPRVIFLDEPTSGLDPESARAVRDAVAELASEGRTIVLCSHNLAEVERLCSRVAVIQGRLLALAPLKELRRAGQSLEVRVDGEGERFRAVLEALPFQPTVLSEGGKLRVLLTEDAQAPDVLSCLVGAGARVHSAVPAHRPLEEVYLELIRQGRV; this is encoded by the coding sequence TTGAGCGGCATTCAGGTTCGGGAGCTGGCCAAGCGGTTCGGAACGCGCCCAGCGGTGGAGGGGCTGACGTTCGAGGTCCAGCCCGGCGAGGTGTTCGGCCTGCTGGGGCCCAACGGGGCCGGGAAGACCACCACGGTGCGCATGCTCACCGGGCTGCTCCAGCCCTCCTCGGGGGAGGCCATCGTGGGGGGCCACTCCGTGCGCACCGATGGCGAGGCGCTGCGCCGCGCGGTGGGCCTGCTCACGGAGCAGCCCGGGCTGTACGACCGGCTGACGGCCCGGGAGAACCTGCGCTTCTTCATCAAGCTGCACGAGCTGGACGAGGCGGCCGTGTGGCCGCGCATCCAGTCCTACCTGGAGCGCTTCGGGCTCGCGGGGCGGGAGGATGAGGCCTGCGGCGGGTTCTCCAAGGGCATGCGCCAGAAGCTGGCCATCGTGCGCACGCTCGTGCACGGCCCCCGGGTCATCTTCCTGGACGAGCCCACCTCCGGGTTGGATCCGGAGTCGGCGCGCGCGGTGCGCGACGCGGTGGCGGAGCTCGCCTCGGAGGGGCGCACCATCGTGCTCTGCTCGCACAACCTGGCCGAGGTGGAGCGGCTGTGCTCGCGCGTGGCCGTCATTCAGGGCCGGCTGCTGGCGCTGGCCCCGCTCAAGGAGCTGCGGCGCGCGGGCCAGTCCCTGGAGGTGCGGGTGGATGGGGAGGGGGAGCGCTTCCGGGCGGTGCTGGAGGCGCTGCCCTTCCAGCCCACGGTGCTGAGCGAGGGCGGCAAGCTGCGGGTGCTGCTCACCGAGGATGCCCAGGCCCCGGATGTGCTCTCCTGCCTGGTGGGCGCCGGGGCGCGGGTGCACAGCGCCGTGCCCGCGCACCGGCCGCTCGAAGAGGTCTACCTGGAGCTCATCCGGCAGGGGAGGGTGTGA
- a CDS encoding chromosome segregation protein SMC translates to MLPRVPCFLAAALCLTACLKAPPVSPPAPPTEAQRLATDVKDLSAQARALLEMQDRLVWEHWTEGKPVDIAATYRGKEGLFSVENIRKIDRLRQLTQDARELRALTALQSHFAGEYLSQALAETNEAIANLEASLTFTVGGREVRYRDLERLLANEKSALKRRALSEGALPALERLSQSLRRREERTAELVKELGYSSYEAFGGELRQADLAQLSILAEEILQATQEPYKTVMERLAQRELALPFSSLTRADIPRLFRAREVEDAFPKEEQLLRVHTSLQGLGIDLSAMPNIYLDSRELARKNPRSLTLPIEVPADVRLSLKPGSGVLQQARLMHEVGHALHYGFTREPRFELAKLGNPTVGEAYGALLEDLLEDPVWLEEHAGVRGEERAQYLAASSAHKLFLIRRAAGRLLYQLELHRQPGAEPRALYRAIMERTDAIPLRPEDEARYLVDQEDFFQSADNFRAWFLAGQLQAQLKGRFGPAWWRSTEAGEFLKGLWAHGNALSAREVAQAIGEKGLAPDVLLLRLGTTLQVPITLDVKPAAESPAPPAPPAPEAPAPEAPAPTPTPEAPAPETGP, encoded by the coding sequence ATGCTCCCAAGGGTTCCCTGCTTCCTCGCCGCCGCGCTCTGCCTCACCGCCTGTCTCAAGGCACCGCCCGTCTCCCCGCCGGCGCCCCCCACCGAGGCGCAGCGCCTCGCCACCGACGTGAAGGACCTGTCCGCCCAGGCGCGCGCGCTCCTGGAGATGCAGGACCGGCTCGTCTGGGAGCACTGGACGGAGGGCAAGCCGGTGGACATCGCCGCCACCTACCGGGGCAAGGAGGGGCTCTTCAGCGTGGAGAACATCCGGAAGATCGACCGGCTCCGCCAGCTCACCCAGGACGCGCGGGAGCTGCGCGCCCTCACCGCCCTGCAGTCCCACTTCGCCGGCGAGTACCTCTCCCAGGCCCTGGCCGAGACGAACGAGGCCATCGCCAACCTGGAGGCCTCGCTCACCTTCACCGTGGGCGGCCGGGAGGTGCGCTACCGGGATCTGGAGCGGCTCTTGGCCAACGAGAAGAGCGCGCTGAAGCGGCGCGCGCTCTCCGAGGGCGCCCTGCCCGCCCTGGAGCGGCTCAGCCAGTCCTTGCGCCGCCGCGAGGAGCGCACCGCGGAGCTGGTGAAGGAGCTGGGCTACAGCTCCTACGAGGCCTTCGGCGGGGAGCTGCGCCAGGCGGATCTCGCCCAGCTGAGCATCCTGGCGGAGGAGATTCTTCAGGCCACTCAGGAGCCCTACAAGACGGTGATGGAGCGGCTGGCGCAGCGCGAGCTGGCGCTGCCGTTCTCGAGCCTCACCCGCGCCGACATCCCCCGGCTGTTCCGCGCCCGGGAGGTGGAGGATGCCTTCCCGAAGGAGGAGCAGCTCCTGCGGGTGCACACCTCGCTCCAGGGCCTGGGCATCGACCTGAGCGCGATGCCCAACATCTACCTCGACTCCCGGGAGCTGGCCCGGAAGAACCCCCGCTCGCTCACGCTGCCCATCGAGGTGCCCGCGGACGTGCGGCTGTCCTTGAAGCCGGGCTCCGGCGTCCTCCAGCAGGCGCGGCTGATGCACGAGGTGGGGCACGCGCTGCACTACGGCTTCACCCGTGAGCCACGCTTCGAGCTGGCCAAGCTGGGCAACCCCACCGTGGGCGAGGCGTACGGGGCGCTCCTGGAGGACCTGCTGGAGGATCCCGTCTGGCTGGAGGAGCACGCGGGCGTGCGGGGCGAGGAGCGCGCGCAGTACCTGGCGGCCTCCAGCGCGCACAAGCTGTTCCTCATCCGCCGCGCCGCCGGGCGGCTGCTCTATCAGCTCGAGCTCCACCGCCAGCCGGGGGCCGAGCCGCGCGCGCTGTACCGCGCCATCATGGAGCGCACGGACGCCATCCCCCTGCGGCCCGAGGATGAAGCGCGCTACCTCGTGGATCAGGAGGACTTCTTCCAGTCCGCGGACAACTTCCGGGCGTGGTTCCTGGCGGGCCAGCTCCAGGCACAGCTCAAGGGCCGCTTCGGGCCCGCGTGGTGGCGCAGCACCGAGGCCGGCGAGTTCCTCAAGGGGCTCTGGGCCCACGGCAACGCGCTGTCCGCGCGCGAGGTGGCCCAGGCCATCGGCGAGAAGGGCCTCGCGCCCGACGTGCTGCTGCTCCGCCTGGGCACCACCCTTCAGGTCCCCATCACCCTGGACGTGAAACCGGCCGCGGAGAGCCCCGCGCCGCCCGCGCCCCCCGCCCCCGAGGCCCCCGCGCCCGAGGCGCCCGCCCCCACGCCTACGCCCGAGGCCCCGGCGCCGGAGACCGGCCCCTGA
- a CDS encoding S8 family peptidase, which produces MSFSKKSLVSLSLVSLVACGQDVPAGEATPPSAVGTVENFLRSERAVAGQYVVMLKEGTGEVEAVSKELSRRYGGEVFEVYTRVARGFAVRMSEAAAKSLARHPSVALVEEDGRFQEVEEGFSLQTVQPTSSAGLDRIDQHTLPLNGTFTYVQTGAGVHAYILSTGIRKTHVEFQPNQAVPGYDAVTPGGDASDCAGVGTHSAGIVGGAQYGVAKGVKLWAVKIIDCQGGSTTSRIISGLNWVAVNRLSPAVVQLAIEGAGSAALDSAVVNLINSGVPVVVAAGNSGANACNFSPGRVPQAITVAASNTNDTVLTLSNFGSCIDLYAPGVATAAWHTSDTAYQTLTGGTPATAFVTGVMALYLQGNPGASPAAASSVLSLNATPGVLTGVPAGSANRLLYTNY; this is translated from the coding sequence ATGAGCTTCTCGAAGAAGTCGTTGGTGAGCCTGTCGCTGGTGTCGCTGGTGGCCTGTGGCCAGGACGTGCCGGCGGGAGAAGCCACCCCGCCCTCCGCGGTGGGCACCGTGGAGAACTTCCTGCGGTCGGAGCGGGCCGTTGCCGGGCAGTACGTCGTGATGCTCAAGGAGGGCACGGGCGAGGTGGAGGCCGTGTCGAAGGAGCTCTCGCGCCGGTATGGGGGCGAGGTCTTCGAGGTCTACACGCGCGTGGCGCGTGGCTTCGCCGTCCGCATGTCCGAGGCCGCCGCGAAGTCCCTGGCGCGCCACCCCAGCGTGGCGCTCGTCGAGGAGGATGGGCGCTTCCAGGAGGTGGAGGAGGGCTTCTCGCTCCAGACGGTCCAGCCGACGTCGAGCGCCGGGCTGGACCGGATTGATCAGCACACCCTGCCGCTGAACGGCACCTTCACCTATGTCCAGACCGGCGCGGGCGTGCACGCGTACATCCTGTCCACCGGCATCCGGAAGACGCACGTCGAGTTCCAGCCGAATCAGGCCGTGCCGGGCTACGACGCCGTCACCCCGGGCGGGGATGCCAGCGACTGCGCGGGCGTGGGGACGCACTCGGCGGGGATCGTGGGCGGCGCCCAGTACGGCGTGGCGAAGGGGGTCAAACTCTGGGCGGTCAAGATCATCGATTGCCAGGGGGGCTCGACCACGTCCCGGATCATCTCGGGACTGAACTGGGTCGCGGTCAACCGCCTCAGCCCGGCGGTGGTCCAGCTTGCCATCGAAGGAGCGGGCTCCGCCGCGCTGGACAGCGCGGTGGTGAACCTCATCAATTCGGGCGTGCCCGTCGTGGTGGCTGCGGGAAACAGCGGCGCGAACGCGTGCAACTTCTCGCCGGGCCGCGTCCCTCAGGCCATCACCGTGGCCGCCAGCAACACCAACGACACCGTGCTCACCTTATCGAACTTCGGAAGCTGCATTGACCTCTACGCGCCTGGGGTGGCGACCGCCGCCTGGCACACCAGCGATACCGCCTACCAGACGCTCACCGGAGGCACGCCCGCCACGGCCTTCGTGACGGGGGTGATGGCGCTCTATCTGCAGGGCAACCCCGGGGCTTCGCCTGCTGCGGCAAGCTCGGTCCTGAGCCTCAATGCCACCCCGGGCGTGCTGACCGGGGTGCCTGCGGGCTCGGCCAACCGACTGCTCTACACGAACTACTGA
- a CDS encoding alpha-ketoglutarate-dependent dioxygenase AlkB, whose protein sequence is MPGREGERPEGLIYVPDFLTEAEEALLLEHLRGLTFSEIRMHGQVARRRTAHFGWLYGYESWKVEPGPALPDFLLPLRNRCAALMAEPPEQLVEALLSEYPPGATIGWHRDAPMFGPQVVGVSLGGACRMRFQRGQGEARRVYAQELAPRSAYVLGGEARSVWQHSIPAVKQARYSITFRTLKAR, encoded by the coding sequence ATGCCTGGACGGGAAGGGGAGCGGCCCGAGGGCCTCATCTATGTCCCGGACTTCCTCACGGAGGCCGAGGAGGCACTGCTGCTGGAGCACCTGCGCGGTCTGACTTTCTCGGAGATCCGGATGCACGGGCAGGTAGCCCGGAGGCGCACGGCGCACTTCGGCTGGCTCTACGGATACGAGAGCTGGAAGGTGGAGCCCGGCCCGGCCCTGCCGGACTTTCTCCTACCGCTGAGGAACCGGTGCGCGGCGCTGATGGCGGAACCCCCGGAGCAGCTCGTGGAGGCGCTGCTGAGCGAGTACCCGCCGGGCGCCACCATCGGCTGGCACCGGGACGCGCCCATGTTCGGCCCTCAGGTCGTGGGCGTTTCGCTGGGAGGCGCGTGCCGCATGCGCTTCCAGCGGGGCCAGGGCGAGGCGCGGCGCGTGTATGCCCAGGAGCTGGCGCCGCGCTCGGCCTATGTGCTGGGCGGCGAGGCCCGGAGCGTGTGGCAGCACAGCATTCCTGCCGTGAAGCAGGCGCGGTACTCCATCACCTTCCGCACGCTGAAGGCGCGGTGA